From the Deltaproteobacteria bacterium genome, the window TTGCTTTTGGCTGGCGTCGGCTTTTTCCTCTTTCGCATGTTCAAGAATCGCGCCGCCATGGCGGGTGCCGGCGGCGGCTCGATGCAATACCAGGGAACGACTTATCAGCCGCCGGTTAATACCGGCACCGCGACCTACCAGGCTCCGGCCAGCGCGCCAGTGCAACAGCCGGCAACCGCCGTCGATTACAGCTCCATCACGATGATGGACCGAAGCTTCCACCCAGACCAGTTCCTCAAGTCTGCCCAAGACATATTTTTCAAAGTGCAAGGCGCGTGGAATAAGCAGGACGCCAACGCGCTGCGCAACGTGGTCGGCAACGAGTTACTGCAGAACTGGGAACAAGAGCTAAACGATCAACGCAGCAAGGGCCAGCAGAACAAGATGGAAAACATCGCTTTGCGCGAAAGCGACATCACCGAAGCCTGGACCGAAAACGGTGAGGACTACATCACCGTACGATGGCTCGCCAACCTGCTGGACTACACGGTGGATACCAAGACCGGCGCCGTGGTCAGCGGCAGCAACAGCGACCCGATCCAGTTCGAAGAATACTGGACCTTCAGCCGCCCAGTGGGACCGAATGGCTGGAAGCTAAGCGCGGTCAATCAAGCTTAGTAGCTCGGGCAGCTTTCTGAAACGAAAAACGGACGCAAGCGTTGGGCTTGCGTCCGTTTTTTTTTGCAGCCTAGCCGCGCCTCAAGCCTTCCGAAACTATTGCCTGTTGCCTACTGTCTATTGCCTTGTTCGAGATGATCTAGCTGAAAAAACTTAATCGCATTCCCCGCCGCCATTTTGTGTTTTTCTGCCGCCGGCACGCCCATCGTCTGTTCATCCAAAACTTTTAGCGAATTGGGCCAGCTCGTCACGATGTGGGGAAAGTCCGTCGACCACAGGATGCGGTCGACGCCAATTTCGTGGCGCAGCTTCATGCCGATGCGGTCTTCGAAAAAGCCCCAGTGGGCGTTGGTTTTCAAATATTCGCTGGGCTTTTGTTTCAGGCGCGGCAGGCCCAAATAGTTCTCTACCCAATAGTGATTGGTCTCGTACTCTTTGTCGATCTGCTCGCCAAAATAGGGCAGCCAGCCGACGTTGTTCTCTGCCCAGTAGATTTGCAGCTTGGCAAAGCGGTCAAACACGCCGGCGACGATCAACTGGCTCACTTCCACGGAGCCGGAATGGTGCGGCGCCTGGCGCGCGAAGCGCTGCACAAAATCGGTCGGTGGCCGCTCTTCGCCTTCGGGCTCTTTGGGATATTTGAACAGCGGCGTTTCACGTGAACCCACTTTGGTGGGAAAGCTCGTGTGAATCACCAGCGGCATGTCGAGGTCCAAAGCCGCGGCCCAAAAGCGATCGTCTTCCGGCAAGGGGAAGCTCTTGGCGCTGGGAAAGGTGCTGAGCCATGCGCCTTTGAAGCCGAGTTTCTTGCAGCGCTCCATTTCGGCGATGTCCTCGGCCACGCCGCTATTGGGCAGCACCGCCATGCCGATCAAACGATCGCGATCGACGGCGCAATATTCTTCGGCAAAAAAATCGTTGAAGCCCTGCACCACCGCGATACGCGCGGCTTTGTCGCGAATCGACGAATTGCGCACATCGAGGGCGAACAGCACCTCGGCGTCGATGCCGTCTCTATCCTGCTCGCGCAGACGCTGCTTGGCGTCGCCGCAGCCCGGCGTATTGTCATAGTCCAACCAGGTCGGGTCGAAGTCTTTGGGATCGCGGCCGCCAAACAGGCTCGTGCCGCCGTAGATCAGCGGCTTGCCTTCCATGGCTAACGCGTCTTTGCCGTTAGCCAATTTAATCCGCCGCGGCGCGCGCTCGCGATATTGTTTAGCCACCCGGTGCGTCCAATGTTCGGGCGGCGATTCATAGTGACTGTCTGCGGAAATGAACCGATAGTTTCTTGCCATGGCGTTTGTCCGTCGCTCTTCTATCGAGACTTCGCGGGGCGCGATGAATCGCGCCTCTAGCCTCCCTGATTAAGCTTATTTCAATGTCTCCTTCAACCGCTGCGCCACCGCCGGTTTGAGTGCAAACAGCCGGTCGACAATTTTCTTGAGCTCTTCGCCGCTTGCCGGCTCGGCAAGCAGGCGCGCGCGCTGCACGTCGGCGAGAAAATCGCTCGACGTCCAAGTATCCGTCAATGCTTTGCGCATCACCTGCACGCGGTCTTGGGGAGTCGACGGCGGCAGCGAGTACGCCAAGCTGATCAAAGCTGGAAACTGCACACCGGCTTCGATCAACTGGCGGTCCTCGTCGTTGGTCGCCCAATCCATGATGTAAGGAACTTTGGGCAGATCGGCGATCGGCGGCGCTTCGGTCTGCACCACCACCGACACATCGCCCGCTTCGATCTGCTTGCCCCAGAGCAGCTTCAAACCATCCCAGCCGCCGCAGGCGCCGGCCAACTCACCGCTGTCCGCCGCCAAGCGGATTTCCGCGAAACCTTTGTAGCCGGTGATAATTTGCGTCGGCAGACGATACACGGCCATGAGAATTTTCGGGATGTCGACGAGATTCGACCCCGGCGCCGTGCCGCCGACTTTCACCGGCGCCTTGGCGTTTTTCCACGCGTCGAAACTGGTGATGCCGCTCGCTTTGGTAAACGCGCATACTGAATCAAACTTTGTCGGCACACCAAGATATTCAAACCTGCGCCCGTCGAACTCCACGCCGGGACGCCCCAAAACTTGCAGCATGAGCAGACCGCCGCTAAATGTTGCCACTGTCAAACCGTCGGCGCGCACCGACTTGTAAACTTGGTTGGCGAGAATCAAGCCGCCGGCGCCGGTGACGTTTTCTGCCACCACCACCGGATTGCCGGGAAGGTGTTTACCCAAATGGCGCCCGGTCATGCGCCCCCAAGTATCGAATGCACCGCCGGCCGAAGCACCGATCAAAATGCGCACGGTCTTGCCGCGGTAGAAATCATGTGTGGTCGCTTGCAGCGGTGCGACAAAGGCAAAAGCAACAGTGCTGGTCAATCCAATGAAAGCCGAAGCCTTACAAACCATAACCCTCGACCTCCTGGCAACTACCGTTTCTTATCACAATTCTCACAGGCCAGTCAGGCTTTGTCCCGAAAGATCCGCACTCGACGAGCCTGTTCCTCAATCTTCCTTCAAGTCTCCGCAAATCCTTCATTGGCCCGCGCCTGCCCCGTCTTCGCTAAATCACGAGGAAAACTTCTGAATAGAATAAGAATTCAAAGGTCTAAGGGAAGGCAGCAAGCCGAAACTTTTGTTGACAATTCTGCGGGCGATCCTTTACACTTTCGGTTTACGGAAGCGTCAGCTCAGCGACAAAACATGGCAGAGACTCCCCTAAAGATGATCGGCGAGCATGCGTCGATCATACGAATCCAGGAAATCATCAAACGTGTGGCCGTGGCCGACGCTCGAGTCTTGGTCACCGGCGAGAGCGGCACCGGCAAGGAGTTGGTCGCCCGGGCGATTCACAATTTGAGCCCCCAAGCCGAGGGGCCGTTCGTGCCGGTCAACTGCGCCGCCATCCCTGAAACCTTGCTGGAAAGCGAACTGTTCGGCCACGCGCGCGGCGCGTTCACCGGCGCGCATAACAACCGCCCTGGGTTGTTCCAACTGGCGCACCAAGGAACGATTCTTCTCGACGAAGTCGGCGAAATGCCACTGTCTCTCCAGGCCAAGCTGCTGCGCGTCCTGCAAGACGGCGAGGTGCGGCCGTTGGGTGCCAAGCACCCGGTGCCAGTCAAGGTTCGGGTCATTGCCGCCACCAACAAAGAGCTTGAACATCAGGTAGAAAAAGGCTCGTTCCGCGAGGACCTGTTCTTTCTTTTGCAAGTTATCCCGATTCACTTGCCGCCGTTGCGCGCGCGCCGCTCGGACATTCCGATATTGGTGCGCTACTTTCTCGACAAGGCTAACAAAAAGCTTGGCCTCTCGGTCAAGATCACCCAGGAAGCGGTGGTGGTTTTATGGGAGTACGATTGGCCCGGCAACATCCGCGAGCTCGAAAACGTCGTCGAGCGCCTGGTGATCTTGGCCGACGGCAGTTGCGCCGACGTTCAGGACCTCCCCTCGAACATTCGTTCCTGCGTAAGCGACAAAAAGGGCCAGCAGATCTTGCCCGTCGGCGACGACCCAGTCGACATGCGCGACATGCGCGAAGCCACCGACCGGCTGCAGCAGCAGTTGATGGAGCAGGCGCTGCGCGTCACCAATGGCAACAAAAGCAAAGCGGCCAAGATGCTCGGCCTCAAGCGCACAACCCTAGTTGCCAAACTGCGCAAGAACGGCACGAAGAAAGCGAAGATTCTTGTCAAAGACACCCGCGCGCTCGAGGAAAGCTTGAGCACCTATCAAGCAGCCACCGAGCCGGGCAAAAAGCAGAAGCTTAACTCTTGAGGGGGCTTATGCAATCCGATCCGACCGCACAAGCGGAAAAACCCAGAATCCTCATCGTCGACGACAACAAGGGCGTGCTCGATTTTCTGATTCTGTTGTTGTCGAAGCATGAATTTTGCGGCTTGGGGGCTTCCAGCGGCGCGCAGTGTTTAGAAATCGTGCGCGAGCAGCCCATCGATCTGATCATCCTCGATGTCATGATGCCGGTGATGGACGGCCTGCAGGTTTGCCAGGAGCTGAAAAAAATCGCGCCGGAAATACCCGTCATTCTCCTCACGGCCCGCGATGACATGGTAACCCGCGCCACGGCGATGGAGCTGGGCGTCAGTGAATTTGTCGCCAAACCCGTCAACAACCGCGACCTGCTCAATCGAGTGCGCACCCAGCTGCGCGGCGTCGAATGGGAAAAAGCCAACGAGCAGGCGTTTTCAAGAATCAGCGCCAGCGCAGCAACCAAGCACTGAGCAGCTTTTCTGCGACCCGTAATAACGAAGGGCCCGGAGTGAGGCACTCCCGGGCCCTTTGTGTTTGCGGGCAGAGCAGACGAGTCCTAGACCCGCTGCACGGCTTTGGCTCTTTTGCGCTCGTTGCGGTTTTTTCTAGAGCTAGTCCCGGATCGCGAGAGCGCCACCGTCCACAGGTAGATCGACCGCGTAGATAAATTCCGATTCATCTGAAACCATGAAGACCACTGCTTTGGCAATGTCCATTGGCACGCCGCGCCGGCCGGCGAGATTTTTTACGAAACGGTTTTCCGGCACATCCTGTTGACCGACCGGCGAGCCGATCCGGTTCGGCGACACGGAATTGACCCGAATGCCCTCCGGCGCCAACTGCACGGCAATGGAGCGAGTCAAATTCAGCACGCCGGCTTTCGCTGTCGTATACGCGGTCGCTTCTTTGCGGCCCCAATGGCCCGAGGTCGAAGCGATGTTGACGATGCGCCCTTTGCGCTTTTGATCGATCATGACTTTTGCCGCGGCGCGCGTGCAGTACCAGACGCTGCGCAAGCACACGTCCATGGTGCGGTTCCATTCCTCTTCGGAGATATCGAAAATGGTTTTGTGGTCGGTCCAAGCGGCGTTGTTGACCAGAATATCAACGGTGCCGAACTGTTTCACGACGGTTTGCACCATGCTATCGACGGACGAGGCCGACGACACGTCGCAAACAACCGAGATCGCCTTGCCGGGATTTTTCTCGTTGATTTGATGGGCCACGGTGCTGCCGCGGCCCGGATCGAGGTCGACCACCGCCACCTTGGCGCCTTCTTGCACAAACAATTTCGCCACGTCTTCGCCGATATTGCGACCAGCGCCGGTGACAATCGCCACCTGATCTTTCAGTCTCATGATTTCCTCCGTTATGAATTGCTACTAAAGTCTGTCCATAACAGAAGGACTGAGAAAGGTCCAGACGGAAAAATTAAAGACACGAATCCGCTCCACCCATCGTCGTGCGGAGGGAAAAAAGACAGGCGCAGGGAAGCAAACTTCCGACGTTTGCCGGTTTTTAGAGACTCACTTTCTCGGTGTAGAGATCTTTCAGAAACTTGCTGTTCTTCAGTTCGTCGAGAAAGCGCGGCTCGATGATATCCGCCGGCTTCACCGGCTTGGCGCGTTTGTCGAGCGCAGCGCCGACGTCGACCAACGCTTGCAACGCCTCGCCGTTGAGATCCGGCAGCGGGCGCAGCTGGGCGGAGAAGCTGTCATGCATCGCATCGACCGTCATGCTTTGGTTGCTCGGGAAATATTTTTTCAGAATTGCCAGGCTTTCATTGCGCTTGGTGACAAAGTGGTGAATCGCCTCAGCGTAGCCCTTCATGAAGCGGCGTAGCGTCTCCTCTTCGCGTTTGACCAGCGTGCGCGTCGTCATCAGCAAATCGGTGATCACCGGCACGGTTTTCACTTCGAGCACTTTGATGCCGATTTTTTTTGCTTCGTTGGCGACGTCTTCACCAAGGGGCGCGCCTTGGACCAAATTCTTCGAAAGCGCCAAAGCGCGCGCTGGGGCGAGACCGGCCGCCACCAACTCAACGTCCTTGGCCGGATCAAGCCCAGCCCGGCGTAAGATCACGCGAGCGATGAGATCCGAACGAGCGCCCAAAGCCGACACGCCAACCTTTTGGCCTTTGAGATCCTTGACCGAGCTAATCGCCGAAGTGACGCCCATGCCATATTGGTAAAAGCTCACATGGCCGCCGAGAAAGGCCAAATCCGCGCCGCTTGCGACCGGCTGGAGAATCGCCAGCGGATTGCCAAAGCCGATCAAAATATCGACGCCCAGAAGCGACTGAACGCCGGCCGAAAGCGTGTCGCGGATCGGCAATTCTTCGATGTCCACGCCATTTTTCTTAAACAGCCCGGAGTCGACGCCGACGTACG encodes:
- a CDS encoding Tim44 domain-containing protein, whose product is MTISKRRLFTYVVGFIAVLWSSQIILETYAEARAGSGRSGGSRGSRSFQSPAKQTPASPAQPQRETMAQPSPMAPQAGGFMRTFGMAMLGGFLGSMLFSGLAHATGMGGFGGSGFGMIELLLLAGVGFFLFRMFKNRAAMAGAGGGSMQYQGTTYQPPVNTGTATYQAPASAPVQQPATAVDYSSITMMDRSFHPDQFLKSAQDIFFKVQGAWNKQDANALRNVVGNELLQNWEQELNDQRSKGQQNKMENIALRESDITEAWTENGEDYITVRWLANLLDYTVDTKTGAVVSGSNSDPIQFEEYWTFSRPVGPNGWKLSAVNQA
- a CDS encoding amidohydrolase, translating into MARNYRFISADSHYESPPEHWTHRVAKQYRERAPRRIKLANGKDALAMEGKPLIYGGTSLFGGRDPKDFDPTWLDYDNTPGCGDAKQRLREQDRDGIDAEVLFALDVRNSSIRDKAARIAVVQGFNDFFAEEYCAVDRDRLIGMAVLPNSGVAEDIAEMERCKKLGFKGAWLSTFPSAKSFPLPEDDRFWAAALDLDMPLVIHTSFPTKVGSRETPLFKYPKEPEGEERPPTDFVQRFARQAPHHSGSVEVSQLIVAGVFDRFAKLQIYWAENNVGWLPYFGEQIDKEYETNHYWVENYLGLPRLKQKPSEYLKTNAHWGFFEDRIGMKLRHEIGVDRILWSTDFPHIVTSWPNSLKVLDEQTMGVPAAEKHKMAAGNAIKFFQLDHLEQGNRQ
- a CDS encoding sigma-54-dependent Fis family transcriptional regulator; amino-acid sequence: MAPGHAPPSIECTAGRSTDQNAHGLAAVEIMCGRLQRCDKGKSNSAGQSNESRSLTNHNPRPPGNYRFLSQFSQASQALSRKIRTRRACSSIFLQVSANPSLARACPVFAKSRGKLLNRIRIQRSKGRQQAETFVDNSAGDPLHFRFTEASAQRQNMAETPLKMIGEHASIIRIQEIIKRVAVADARVLVTGESGTGKELVARAIHNLSPQAEGPFVPVNCAAIPETLLESELFGHARGAFTGAHNNRPGLFQLAHQGTILLDEVGEMPLSLQAKLLRVLQDGEVRPLGAKHPVPVKVRVIAATNKELEHQVEKGSFREDLFFLLQVIPIHLPPLRARRSDIPILVRYFLDKANKKLGLSVKITQEAVVVLWEYDWPGNIRELENVVERLVILADGSCADVQDLPSNIRSCVSDKKGQQILPVGDDPVDMRDMREATDRLQQQLMEQALRVTNGNKSKAAKMLGLKRTTLVAKLRKNGTKKAKILVKDTRALEESLSTYQAATEPGKKQKLNS
- a CDS encoding response regulator transcription factor, with the protein product MQSDPTAQAEKPRILIVDDNKGVLDFLILLLSKHEFCGLGASSGAQCLEIVREQPIDLIILDVMMPVMDGLQVCQELKKIAPEIPVILLTARDDMVTRATAMELGVSEFVAKPVNNRDLLNRVRTQLRGVEWEKANEQAFSRISASAATKH
- a CDS encoding glucose 1-dehydrogenase, yielding MRLKDQVAIVTGAGRNIGEDVAKLFVQEGAKVAVVDLDPGRGSTVAHQINEKNPGKAISVVCDVSSASSVDSMVQTVVKQFGTVDILVNNAAWTDHKTIFDISEEEWNRTMDVCLRSVWYCTRAAAKVMIDQKRKGRIVNIASTSGHWGRKEATAYTTAKAGVLNLTRSIAVQLAPEGIRVNSVSPNRIGSPVGQQDVPENRFVKNLAGRRGVPMDIAKAVVFMVSDESEFIYAVDLPVDGGALAIRD
- a CDS encoding ABC transporter substrate-binding protein yields the protein MRIRRGFCVVVVLGALAFFSLPAAAAENGRKLRLAYAGWEIGTAVAYVGVDSGLFKKNGVDIEELPIRDTLSAGVQSLLGVDILIGFGNPLAILQPVASGADLAFLGGHVSFYQYGMGVTSAISSVKDLKGQKVGVSALGARSDLIARVILRRAGLDPAKDVELVAAGLAPARALALSKNLVQGAPLGEDVANEAKKIGIKVLEVKTVPVITDLLMTTRTLVKREEETLRRFMKGYAEAIHHFVTKRNESLAILKKYFPSNQSMTVDAMHDSFSAQLRPLPDLNGEALQALVDVGAALDKRAKPVKPADIIEPRFLDELKNSKFLKDLYTEKVSL